The sequence below is a genomic window from Flavobacterium sediminilitoris.
ATAATCCGTCTCCATTTGCAATAACATCAGCTCTTAATGCAGCAAGGTTATTGACTACTGTAAAAGGACTAACTGTAAAATTTACTGTTGAGTTTACTGCTGGTGATATAGGTGTACCAGAGTCATCAACAAGTTCCATGTAAATAGTATGTACTCCTGTAGATAAGCTAGTTAAAGAAATAACTGAAGTGTCAAATTTATCTGTTGCTGAACCATTATCAACAGTATAGCTAATGTGTCCATCTCCAGATCCTGGATTTGCTACGGCAAAATTTTGTACACTAAATGCTATATCAATATTAGTGTCCGGAGTTGTTGATCCATCAGTTGGACTTGTAATTGCTAAACTAGGTGTTAATTGTGCCACGAATTGAAAATTATCAATATACATAATTGATGATCCCGTCCAATTTGCAGAGGTGTCGTAAAATCTAAATCCGATGTCAATTGGTCCAGATGTAGTAGCAGTATAAGTATATGTTAATGTCTGCCATTGATTTAAAGTAGTATCATCACTATAATTTTGGTATGTCTCTACGAAAAATCTAGCTCTAGCTCCATTATCTAAAGCATAAATATCTACTGAAACATCATATGTAGTTCCTGCTACAACATTGATGGTTTGTCTTAAATCTGTATCTGCTTGATTTTGAGTTGTGATTGTGAATTTTCCAGATTTAGCACCTTCTGATATAATAGTTGTTTCCTCTTCAATAGTTATTCCTGAGTCATTTGTCCATGTATCTAATACTCCAGTTGTAAAACTTTCAAAATCACCATTAATTGCTAGATTTTGAGAAAAAGTAATTGTGGAAATCAGTAAAGTAAATAAAAAGTAAAGTTTTTTCATTTTTTTAAGTTTAAATTTTAATACAAATATAATAACTAATTTTCTTTTGAAAGAAAATAGCGATGTAAAATAAAGGTTAAGGTTTATATGGTTGTAAAACGTAATTAATTGATAATTAGTTTTCGTGTAGCAGAAGCTTCTGCTTCTCTTATTTTTACAATATATACACCAGGATTTAGTGTGCTAATGTTTATTTCTTTTGTAGTGGTAATTGTTTCAAACACTTTTTTTCCTAGT
It includes:
- a CDS encoding T9SS type A sorting domain-containing protein, with amino-acid sequence MKKLYFLFTLLISTITFSQNLAINGDFESFTTGVLDTWTNDSGITIEEETTIISEGAKSGKFTITTQNQADTDLRQTINVVAGTTYDVSVDIYALDNGARARFFVETYQNYSDDTTLNQWQTLTYTYTATTSGPIDIGFRFYDTSANWTGSSIMYIDNFQFVAQLTPSLAITSPTDGSTTPDTNIDIAFSVQNFAVANPGSGDGHISYTVDNGSATDKFDTSVISLTSLSTGVHTIYMELVDDSGTPISPAVNSTVNFTVSPFTVVNNLAALRADVIANGDGLFYEISSEAIVTYTRAARNQKYIQDGTAAILIDDNTGIILNTFNEGDGMTGLKGQAIIFSGVLQLIPYENITASSTGNTITPEVVTISDITGNIEAYESELVQINGVTFINGDGVATFAVSTNYDISDGSTMIFRTLFAEANYVANANLIPSGANDMAVIVTEFNGTPQVVARSLADVTLSTNSFNAIEGLTMYPNPVSGNVLHFSSTANANMSVQIFDIVGKEVINAKVINNTINTANLNAGMYIVKITEEGKTATRKLVVK